A genomic segment from Mastomys coucha isolate ucsf_1 unplaced genomic scaffold, UCSF_Mcou_1 pScaffold7, whole genome shotgun sequence encodes:
- the LOC116082008 gene encoding histone H1.4 — translation MSETAPAAPAAPAPAEKTPVKKKARKAAGGAKRKASGPPVSELITKAVAASKERSGVSLAALKKALAAAGYDVEKNNSRIKLGLKSLVSKGTLVQTKGTGASGSFKLNKKAASGEAKPKAKRAGAAKAKKPAGAAKKPKKAAGTATPKKSTKKTPKKAKKPAATAGAKKAKSPKKAKAAKAKKAPKSPAKAKTVKPKTAKPKTSKPKAAKPKKTAAKKK, via the coding sequence ATGTCCGAGACTGCGCCTGCTGCGCCCGCCGCCCCGGCCCCCGCCGAGAAGACACCCGTAAAGAAGAAGGCCCGTAAGGCCGCAGGTGGCGCGAAGCGCAAAGCGTCCGGACCCCCGGTGTCCGAGCTCATCACCAAGGCTGTGGCCGCTTCTAAGGAGCGCAGCGGCGTGTCCCTGGCTGCGCTCAAGAAGGCGCTGGCGGCCGCCGGCTACGACGTGGAGAAGAACAACAGCCGCATCAAGCTCGGGCTGAAGAGCCTGGTGAGCAAGGGTACCCTGGTGCAGACCAAGGGCACCGGCGCCTCCGGCTCCTTCAAACTCAACAAGAAGGCGGCTTCCGGCGAGGCCAAGCCCAAAGCAAAGAGGGCAGGCGCGGCCAAGGCCAAAAAGCCTGCGGGCGCAGCCAAGAAGCCCAAGAAGGCTGCGGGGACAGCCACCCCCAAGAAGAGCACCAAGAAGACtccaaagaaagcaaagaagccaGCTGCAACTGCGGGAGCCAAAAAAGCTAAGAGCCCGAAGAAGGCGAAAGCAGCTAAGGCTAAGAAGGCGCCCAAGAGCCCTGCCAAGGCGAAAACGGTAAAGCCCAAAACGGCCAAACCAAAAACCTCCAAGCCTAAGGCAGCTAAGCCAAAGAAAACCGCAGCcaagaaaaagtaa